The following proteins come from a genomic window of Pieris napi chromosome 15, ilPieNapi1.2, whole genome shotgun sequence:
- the LOC125056611 gene encoding ADP-ribosylation factor-like protein 8: protein MLALINRILDWIKSLFWKEEMELTLVGLQYSGKTTFVNVIASGQFSEDMIPTVGFNMRKITKGNVTIKVWDIGGQPRFRSMWERYCRGVNAIVYMVDAADPDKIEASRNELHSLLEKQQLTGIPVLVLGNKRDLPHALDEHGLIERMNLSAIQDREICCYSISCKEKDNIDITLQWLIAHSKSGSAR, encoded by the exons ATGTTAGCATTGATTAATCGCATCCTGGATTGGATTAAAAGCTTGTTTTGGAAGGAGGAAATGGAACTAACTCTAGTTGGTTTACAATATTCGGGAAAAACAACTTTTGTGAACGTCATTGCC TCAGGGCAATTTAGTGAAGATATGATACCTACAGTCGGCTTCAATATGCGCAAAATAACCAAAGGCAATGTTACTATTAAG GTATGGGACATTGGTGGACAGCCCAGATTCCGCTCAATGTGGGAGAGATATTGTAGGGGAGTGAATGCTATAGT TTACATGGTTGATGCCGCTGATCCAGACAAGATTGAAGCATCACGTAATGAACTGCACAGTTTACTTGAGAAGCAACAACTGACTGGAATTCCAGTTTTGGTACTTGGAAACAAGCGTGATTTACCACATGCTTTAGATGAACATGGCCTTATTGAACGCAT gaATCTCTCTGCAATCCAAGATCGTGAAATCTGCTGTTACTCAATCTCTTGTAAGGAGAAGGACAATATTGATATAACCCTACAATGGCTGATTGCACACAGTAAATCTGGCAGTGCGCGTTAA
- the LOC125056865 gene encoding cyclic GMP-AMP synthase-like receptor codes for MSGKRKHIDMYLGEIFKEFISLKDKDLKKSQEVFNSVFEQVKQKMEEQCNYFSKYAKQVLYAGSVYDGIKVSKLDEFDMNIVIRLPINYEDGEDGIILENAQPGFVKMKIIRPFDNLDKQKDWENCHKVTRDWRDSDKYLLQNKFRQWLHSIIQKTLNAMNNEVTVNGVKYELKYKSSGPAYTLNIENKNESFYLDVDLVPVIRFMLPRWPKGYRNIDDDKAKDWLVVPKPNKALNAKEQNQCWRLSFQEQERKVMKNLKQLKVVIRLVGDED; via the exons ATGTCGGGTAAAAGGAAACATATAGATATGTATCTTGGAGAAATTTTTAAGGAATTCATTTCCTTAAAAGACAAGGATCTCAAAAAATCACAAGAAGTATTTAACAGTGTCTTTGAACAGGTTAAACAAAAGATGGAAGAGCAATGTAATTACTTTAGTAAATATGCTAAGCAG gTACTCTATGCCGGGAGTGTGTATGATGGTATCAAAGTGTCTAAATTAGATGAATTTGATATGAACATAGTTATACGACTACCCATAAATTATGAGGATGGAGAGGACGGAATTATATTGGAGAACGCTCAGCCTGGATTTgtcaaaatgaaaattatcaGACCCTTTGATAATCTGGATAAGCAGAAg gaTTGGGAAAACTGTCACAAAGTGACAAGAGATTGGCGTGACAGTGACAAATACCTTCTGCAAAACAAATTTCGTCAGTGGTTGCACAGTATAATACAGAAGACCCTTAACGCTATGAACAATGAGGTGACAGTTAATGGTGTTAAGTAtgagttaaaatataaatcgtCGGGGCCAGCGTATACATTGAATATAGAGAATAAGAACGAATCTTTCTATCTTGATGTGGATTTAGTACCTGTCATACGATTTATGCTACCGCGTTGGCCCAAAGGCTACAG GAATATAGATGACGATAAAGCTAAAGATTGGTTAGTGGTACCAAAGCCGAACAAAGCGTTGAATGCTAAAGAGCAGAACCAATGTTGGCGGCTCTCCTTTCAGGAACAAGAGAGGaaagttatgaaaaatttgaaGCAGTTGAAAGTTGTTATAAGATTGGtgg GAGATGAGGATTAA